A window of Longibacter salinarum contains these coding sequences:
- a CDS encoding monovalent cation/H+ antiporter complex subunit F, translated as MTLTDLTLIEWVVYITLAVLSLAIGAAFTRVLRGPSLPDRVVALDLVAYLAMGFLGAYAVLSNQETYIDAALVLGLLAFLGTVAVARYIERVESNEPQEEL; from the coding sequence ATGACGCTGACTGATCTGACGCTGATCGAGTGGGTCGTTTATATTACGCTCGCGGTTTTAAGCCTCGCGATTGGCGCAGCGTTTACACGTGTTCTGCGCGGTCCCAGTCTGCCGGATCGCGTCGTGGCGCTGGACCTCGTAGCTTATCTCGCGATGGGCTTTCTGGGTGCCTACGCAGTGCTCTCGAACCAGGAGACGTACATTGACGCTGCGCTTGTCTTGGGCCTTCTTGCGTTTCTTGGCACCGTCGCAGTGGCTCGTTATATCGAACGCGTCGAGTCGAACGAACCCCAAGAGGAACTATGA
- a CDS encoding M20 family peptidase translates to MSLDPLLLAGLALLVLLAVLAIRTAMFRTRQVAVRGIDAPDLDPEAPRRLARALQFKTITQRDPSEIDADAYRAYREYLEEAFPKVHDAMDRTEINEHSILYRWEGTDSDSGSVVLAAHYDVVPVDAPDQWDHGPFDGVIEDDFVYGRGALDDKASAIALFESMEMLIAAGYSPRRTVYLAIGHDEEVGGEDGAAAIADYLEQHGVSPSVVIDEGGAITVGAVPDVSEPVALVGVAEKGYLSVEIRADGMGGHSSIPPEQTSIDVVTTAVQRLRDNPLRASLSGVTGETLQFIAPEMGPAGKTAFANLWLLRGLITWALTKDPTTDAAIRTTTAPTILDAGVKDNVVPSTARAVVNFRIRPSESVKDVMDHVRSQLSDLPITLHPQQQGEPTRVSPMNDEWFDLVQRTIREVADGVVVAPFLVPGTTDSRHYASISEHVYRFAPFRLTEDDKHRIHGINERISISCYRTMIAYYMQIVRNADALGDAPGSDGAASEAPEVTAHERSA, encoded by the coding sequence ATGAGTCTCGATCCCTTGCTCTTGGCGGGTCTTGCCCTGCTCGTCTTGCTCGCCGTCCTTGCCATTCGCACGGCAATGTTCCGGACCCGTCAGGTCGCGGTCCGCGGAATTGACGCTCCTGACCTGGACCCTGAGGCACCTCGGAGGCTCGCGCGGGCACTTCAGTTTAAGACCATCACGCAGCGGGATCCGTCTGAGATCGACGCCGATGCGTATCGTGCCTACCGGGAGTACCTGGAGGAGGCCTTTCCGAAGGTTCATGACGCCATGGACCGGACGGAAATCAATGAGCACAGCATCCTCTATCGCTGGGAGGGAACCGATTCCGACTCGGGGTCGGTCGTTCTTGCAGCACACTATGATGTCGTACCGGTCGATGCGCCTGACCAGTGGGACCACGGTCCGTTCGACGGGGTGATTGAAGACGACTTCGTCTACGGTCGCGGTGCCCTCGACGACAAGGCATCAGCGATCGCGCTCTTCGAGTCGATGGAAATGCTCATCGCCGCGGGTTACTCGCCGCGCCGTACCGTGTACCTTGCAATCGGTCACGATGAGGAGGTCGGCGGGGAAGATGGTGCCGCTGCGATCGCAGATTATCTTGAGCAACACGGGGTGTCGCCCTCGGTTGTTATTGACGAAGGGGGAGCAATCACGGTGGGCGCCGTTCCGGATGTGTCTGAGCCGGTCGCACTCGTTGGGGTCGCGGAGAAAGGCTACCTCAGCGTAGAAATTCGTGCCGACGGCATGGGCGGTCACTCGTCCATCCCACCGGAGCAAACGAGCATCGATGTTGTCACCACGGCGGTCCAGCGTCTTCGGGACAACCCGCTGCGGGCGAGCCTGTCGGGCGTCACCGGCGAAACGCTCCAGTTTATCGCTCCCGAGATGGGACCGGCCGGCAAAACGGCATTTGCGAACCTGTGGCTGCTGCGCGGCCTCATCACGTGGGCTCTGACGAAGGATCCCACGACGGATGCTGCCATCCGCACGACGACGGCGCCGACCATTCTCGATGCCGGAGTCAAGGACAACGTCGTCCCGAGCACCGCCCGTGCCGTTGTCAACTTCAGAATCCGGCCGAGCGAGAGCGTGAAAGATGTCATGGATCACGTTCGCTCCCAACTGTCCGACCTGCCGATCACGTTGCATCCTCAACAGCAGGGCGAGCCGACGCGCGTTTCTCCGATGAACGATGAGTGGTTCGATCTCGTCCAGCGCACCATCCGAGAGGTCGCCGACGGTGTTGTTGTTGCCCCGTTCCTGGTGCCGGGGACGACGGATAGTCGCCACTACGCATCGATCTCGGAGCATGTGTACCGCTTCGCACCGTTCCGCCTGACGGAGGATGATAAGCACCGCATTCACGGGATCAACGAGCGTATTTCTATCTCTTGCTACCGGACGATGATCGCCTATTACATGCAGATCGTCCGCAATGCCGACGCGCTCGGCGATGCCCCTGGATCGGACGGAGCCGCGTCTGAGGCACCGGAAGTGACTGCTCACGAACGGTCGGCCTGA
- a CDS encoding saccharopine dehydrogenase family protein — MSLLIYGAYGYTGQLVTEQAVERGLTPIVAGRNAQKVHRISTQYDLPARVFSLDMPREIRRGLEDVDVVLHCAGPFMHTSAPMLQACLDTGTHYLDITGEIEVFEAAAKRDAEAKEAGIMVCPGVGFDVVPTDCTAKYLSEQLPDATTLEIAFMGLGRVSRGTALTAVSNLGEGGMVRRNGRIVTVPPAWTTREVDFGRGPKTVVSIPWGDVSTAYHSTGIPNVTAYTYLPNNAITLLRLSRYISWLLKWEPVKRVLEALVRMQPAGPDEDEREQGVTLVWGRATNDAGDEVTARLKGPEGYTFTAQTSVAAAQHVLDGGATPGFQTPSTAFGSHFVRHFEGVEVLDESGKVEG, encoded by the coding sequence ATGTCTCTACTCATCTACGGAGCGTACGGTTACACCGGCCAACTCGTCACGGAGCAGGCCGTCGAAAGGGGGCTGACCCCGATTGTAGCTGGCCGGAACGCACAGAAGGTCCATCGGATCTCTACGCAATACGATCTGCCGGCACGGGTATTCAGCCTCGACATGCCGCGAGAGATTCGGCGGGGGCTGGAAGACGTTGATGTGGTTCTCCATTGCGCGGGACCCTTCATGCACACGTCGGCCCCCATGCTGCAAGCGTGTCTCGATACGGGAACGCATTATCTCGACATCACGGGGGAGATCGAGGTGTTCGAGGCGGCCGCGAAGCGGGACGCGGAAGCGAAGGAGGCGGGCATTATGGTATGCCCGGGCGTCGGATTCGATGTTGTGCCGACGGACTGCACGGCGAAATATCTTTCCGAGCAACTGCCCGATGCCACCACGCTCGAGATCGCGTTCATGGGACTGGGCCGTGTGTCGCGTGGCACGGCCCTGACGGCCGTTTCGAATCTCGGCGAGGGCGGGATGGTGCGCCGCAACGGGCGGATCGTCACGGTCCCACCAGCCTGGACGACGCGCGAGGTCGACTTCGGCCGGGGACCAAAAACAGTGGTCTCGATCCCGTGGGGCGATGTGTCGACCGCGTACCATTCGACCGGCATACCCAATGTGACGGCCTACACGTATTTGCCGAACAATGCGATTACGCTACTCCGGCTAAGCCGCTACATTTCGTGGTTGCTGAAGTGGGAGCCGGTCAAGCGCGTGCTCGAGGCTCTCGTCCGCATGCAGCCGGCCGGACCGGACGAAGACGAGCGAGAGCAGGGAGTCACGCTGGTCTGGGGGCGCGCTACGAATGATGCAGGGGACGAGGTCACTGCCCGACTGAAAGGGCCGGAAGGGTATACCTTTACGGCACAAACGTCGGTCGCAGCAGCACAGCACGTTCTGGACGGAGGTGCAACGCCAGGTTTCCAGACTCCGTCGACGGCCTTCGGCTCGCACTTTGTTCGCCACTTCGAGGGCGTCGAAGTGTTGGATGAGTCGGGGAAGGTTGAGGGTTGA
- a CDS encoding quinone oxidoreductase family protein, which yields MAKTYRKLIATKLTTNFRDAAELVEEDVPELKPHEVLIRNVYAGINATDVNITAGRYQPGAKPPIDLGAEAAGIVEKVGSEVRHLSPGDAVVTSTLGGGYREYNVVRASNALPVDEPTPEALSIMVSGLTASIALEEVGDMSSGETVLVTAAAGGTGQYAVQLAKRAGNHVIGTCGNERKMELLKELGCDHPINYNEEDVRDVLRSEYPSGVNLVYEGVGGELFDTCVDALARYGRLLSIGYVSEYKGGAEKVSSERIYTKLLPKSASIRGFFLPHFAESFADHMSRLMKLVNSGALQVSIDQSTFEGIESIPDAVEYLHTGESRGKVVVKL from the coding sequence ATGGCGAAGACGTACAGAAAGCTGATTGCGACCAAGCTCACGACCAATTTCCGTGATGCAGCAGAATTAGTCGAGGAGGACGTACCGGAACTGAAACCGCATGAGGTCCTGATCAGAAATGTATACGCCGGAATTAATGCGACGGATGTAAATATCACGGCCGGACGGTATCAGCCCGGTGCGAAGCCGCCGATCGACCTTGGTGCGGAAGCGGCCGGCATTGTCGAGAAGGTTGGGAGCGAGGTTCGCCACCTGTCGCCCGGAGATGCGGTGGTAACCAGCACACTGGGCGGTGGGTACCGCGAGTACAACGTGGTCCGTGCGAGCAACGCCCTTCCGGTCGACGAGCCTACGCCAGAGGCACTAAGCATCATGGTCAGCGGGTTGACGGCATCGATCGCACTGGAAGAGGTTGGCGACATGTCCAGCGGTGAAACCGTTCTGGTGACCGCGGCCGCCGGCGGAACGGGCCAGTACGCTGTGCAACTGGCGAAACGGGCTGGCAACCACGTGATTGGAACGTGCGGGAACGAGCGGAAGATGGAGCTTCTCAAAGAGCTCGGCTGCGATCATCCGATCAATTACAACGAAGAGGATGTCCGGGACGTGCTCCGGAGCGAGTATCCAAGTGGCGTGAACCTCGTTTATGAAGGCGTCGGCGGTGAACTCTTTGATACGTGCGTGGATGCACTGGCGCGGTACGGTCGCCTCCTCAGCATTGGCTACGTGAGCGAGTATAAAGGTGGGGCGGAGAAAGTGTCGTCTGAGCGGATCTACACGAAGCTTTTGCCGAAGAGTGCATCAATCCGCGGCTTTTTCCTGCCACACTTCGCCGAGTCGTTCGCCGATCACATGAGCCGGCTCATGAAGCTGGTCAACAGCGGCGCGCTGCAGGTGTCGATCGATCAGAGCACCTTCGAGGGGATCGAGTCCATTCCGGACGCAGTCGAATACCTGCACACCGGGGAGAGTCGAGGAAAGGTCGTCGTGAAGTTGTAG
- a CDS encoding MBL fold metallo-hydrolase, with the protein MNRIDKSTWYVDTEYLGHDNLIATAGLETSEGPLLVDPGPTTSLDTLSSKLESAGYDWSDVAGLLLTHIHLDHAGSTGTIIQHHAPDARVFVHERGAPHMKRPGRLLKSARRIYGDDMDRLWGDFEPVPEENVTVLEGGEKLDIGGRAIEVSYTPGHAQHHVSYHDTASGTAFIGDVGGMRVHGSDYIVPVMPPPDVDLPAWATSLEKVLAWNPDRIFLTHFGPSEDVERHIRVVAERIDAFAETVRLTLDSTEQQDDAELAARFAEKENDRMRSHTDEAYWEAYERFGQPRDSWNGLARYWRKHAMSGNG; encoded by the coding sequence ATGAATCGGATCGACAAGTCGACATGGTACGTGGACACCGAATACCTCGGTCATGATAACCTGATTGCGACGGCGGGACTCGAAACTAGTGAGGGGCCTCTTCTCGTGGATCCGGGTCCGACGACATCTCTGGACACGCTGTCGTCGAAATTGGAGAGCGCCGGGTACGACTGGAGCGACGTAGCCGGTCTCCTGCTCACGCATATCCATCTAGACCATGCCGGGTCGACGGGCACAATCATCCAGCACCATGCGCCGGATGCACGCGTCTTTGTGCACGAACGCGGCGCTCCCCACATGAAGCGTCCGGGTCGCTTGCTCAAGAGCGCTCGCCGCATATACGGGGACGACATGGATCGCCTGTGGGGTGATTTCGAACCGGTGCCGGAAGAGAATGTGACGGTTCTCGAGGGAGGAGAAAAGCTGGACATCGGCGGCCGCGCGATCGAGGTTTCCTACACACCCGGCCATGCCCAACACCACGTGAGCTACCACGACACGGCCAGTGGCACGGCCTTTATTGGTGACGTCGGTGGCATGCGAGTCCACGGCTCCGACTACATCGTTCCTGTGATGCCTCCACCGGACGTAGATCTTCCCGCATGGGCGACGAGCCTGGAGAAAGTTCTGGCCTGGAACCCCGACCGAATTTTTCTCACCCACTTCGGCCCGTCGGAAGACGTGGAGCGTCACATCCGTGTTGTCGCCGAGAGAATCGACGCGTTTGCCGAGACCGTGCGTCTCACGCTCGACTCGACAGAGCAGCAGGATGATGCGGAGCTTGCCGCTCGATTTGCTGAAAAAGAAAATGACCGCATGCGCAGTCACACAGATGAGGCGTACTGGGAGGCGTACGAACGCTTCGGGCAGCCGCGGGACTCGTGGAATGGTCTCGCACGCTACTGGCGCAAGCACGCGATGTCCGGAAACGGCTGA
- a CDS encoding crotonase/enoyl-CoA hydratase family protein: MPEDTSTEAQAIPDSDVLSVERDGAVATVWLDRPGALNAMGPDFFADMPASMAALSEDSSVRCIVIAARGSAFSAGLDLKTMGMDVLQPDADKSPVQNRQELLEKVRYMQKAMTTVDECRKPVIAAIHGACIGGGVDLATACDIRLAASDATFSVRETRLAMVADLGTLQRLPRIVSDGHVAELVYTGKDVDAVRAKEIGLVNHGYDSDESLHRAAGEMAQEIASNSPLAVQGAKSVLRAGRSQTVEEGLEHVALWNSAFLQSEDLAEAVSAFMDKRAPNFSGK; the protein is encoded by the coding sequence ATGCCTGAAGACACGTCTACTGAAGCGCAAGCGATTCCTGACTCCGACGTCCTTAGCGTTGAGCGCGATGGAGCGGTCGCAACGGTCTGGCTCGACCGGCCGGGTGCACTCAATGCGATGGGCCCGGACTTCTTCGCTGACATGCCGGCGTCTATGGCGGCACTTAGCGAGGATTCGTCGGTCCGGTGCATTGTCATTGCAGCGCGAGGATCGGCCTTTTCCGCCGGGCTCGACCTTAAGACGATGGGAATGGATGTGCTGCAGCCGGACGCTGATAAATCACCCGTGCAGAACCGACAGGAGCTTCTCGAGAAGGTTCGGTACATGCAGAAAGCGATGACCACGGTGGACGAATGCAGGAAACCGGTGATCGCAGCGATTCATGGTGCGTGCATCGGCGGAGGGGTCGATCTCGCGACGGCCTGCGATATCCGGCTTGCCGCATCCGACGCGACGTTCTCCGTCCGAGAAACGAGGCTGGCCATGGTCGCAGACCTCGGGACGCTTCAGCGCCTTCCCAGAATCGTCTCCGACGGGCACGTGGCTGAACTGGTATATACGGGAAAAGACGTCGACGCGGTGCGAGCAAAGGAAATCGGACTGGTCAACCACGGGTACGATAGCGATGAATCCCTTCATCGTGCGGCCGGCGAAATGGCACAGGAGATCGCCTCGAATTCTCCGCTCGCGGTCCAGGGTGCGAAGTCCGTCCTTCGTGCCGGACGATCTCAGACGGTCGAGGAAGGCCTTGAACATGTCGCTCTCTGGAATAGCGCCTTTTTGCAGTCCGAAGATCTTGCGGAAGCAGTCTCGGCGTTCATGGACAAGCGTGCGCCGAACTTCTCCGGCAAATAG
- a CDS encoding peroxiredoxin family protein encodes MSKRTLALGLLVIVIGAIGYFGYGMLTESEAEKQAQTQQQQFPSGILQTTGGGTFEFASVPKDRPVVLMFFSPTCPYCQQETAEIVQHKQLPQDATILMVSTFARNALQAYVKEYNLDQFDNIRVLRDFGGSLFQKYGVEGVPYTIVYDESHRYVRAFKGKADVNRLYAAVSSPETVESAN; translated from the coding sequence ATGTCTAAGCGTACCCTCGCCCTCGGCCTCCTCGTGATCGTGATTGGAGCGATCGGCTATTTCGGATATGGAATGCTAACCGAGTCCGAAGCGGAGAAACAGGCTCAGACGCAACAGCAGCAATTCCCGAGCGGCATCCTGCAGACCACTGGCGGCGGCACATTTGAATTTGCCAGCGTCCCGAAGGACCGACCCGTTGTGCTGATGTTCTTCAGCCCCACATGCCCCTACTGCCAGCAGGAAACTGCAGAGATCGTTCAACACAAGCAGCTTCCACAGGACGCAACGATCCTGATGGTCTCAACCTTTGCGCGGAATGCCCTGCAGGCCTACGTGAAAGAGTACAACCTGGACCAGTTCGACAATATTCGCGTGCTTCGCGATTTCGGTGGATCCCTCTTCCAGAAATACGGCGTGGAGGGCGTGCCGTACACGATCGTATATGACGAGTCGCACCGGTACGTGCGCGCTTTCAAAGGAAAAGCCGACGTAAACCGCCTCTACGCCGCAGTCTCATCACCGGAAACAGTAGAGTCCGCCAACTAG
- a CDS encoding SCP2 sterol-binding domain-containing protein, with protein MPAFSTVPELLELYPNAFNPEAAKGMDGVVQLDISGEKGGTYYLEIADQSLDIEEGRHADPEVTIKTTAQHWLDIHRGEANPMSLMMQGEMSVSGSMAMATKFQNLFDV; from the coding sequence ATGCCTGCTTTTTCGACTGTGCCCGAATTGCTTGAGCTGTACCCGAACGCCTTTAATCCGGAGGCGGCAAAGGGAATGGATGGCGTCGTGCAACTTGACATTTCTGGAGAGAAGGGAGGGACCTACTATCTCGAGATTGCGGATCAATCGCTAGACATTGAGGAAGGCAGACACGCCGACCCGGAAGTCACGATTAAGACGACGGCCCAGCACTGGCTGGACATTCACCGTGGAGAGGCCAACCCGATGTCATTGATGATGCAGGGCGAGATGTCGGTTTCCGGCTCCATGGCGATGGCGACCAAATTCCAGAACTTGTTTGACGTGTAA
- a CDS encoding 4-coumarate--CoA ligase family protein, giving the protein MPYTSPYADVEIPNVSLPEYVMSGFEDRRQQPALIDGPSGRTISFGELGGAIKAFAAGLAERDFGRGDVFAIYMPNVPEYAIAFFGILRAGGVVTTLNPLYTANEAQHQLEDAGARFLLTVPPFLDKAKEAADASGIEEVFVLGEAEGATPFSSLMRQDSPAPELDIDPSDDVAALPYSSGTTGLPKGVMLTHRNLVANVCQCVPIEGIQPEERTVGILPFYHIYGMTVILSMALRQGATVITMPKFEMEPFCGLVQEHKIKSAYLVPPIILGLAKQPVIDNYDLSSLDYITSGAAPLPVSVAENCAERIGCMVKQGYGMTETSPVTHLVPRDATDTPIDSVGHVVPNTEFRVVDVAGESDVDPGEKGELWIRGPQVMKGYHNNKAATDDTIDRDGWLHTGDVAVVDEDEYVYIVDRVKELIKYKGYQVAPAELEEVLQSHDDVADAAVIPSPDEEAGEVPKAFIVRKQHARDLTAEDIMTFVASQVAPYKKVRLVEFVDEIPKTASGKILRRDLVKQERERANA; this is encoded by the coding sequence ATGCCTTACACCAGCCCGTACGCTGACGTCGAAATTCCGAATGTATCGCTGCCGGAGTATGTCATGTCCGGATTCGAAGACCGTCGGCAACAGCCGGCGTTGATCGATGGACCCAGCGGTCGCACGATCAGCTTCGGTGAACTCGGAGGTGCGATCAAAGCCTTCGCAGCGGGTCTCGCCGAACGCGACTTCGGACGGGGCGATGTGTTTGCCATTTACATGCCCAATGTGCCGGAATACGCGATTGCGTTTTTCGGCATTTTGCGTGCGGGGGGCGTCGTCACGACGTTGAATCCGCTCTACACGGCGAACGAGGCGCAGCATCAGCTCGAGGATGCCGGCGCTCGTTTCCTTCTGACGGTCCCGCCCTTCCTCGACAAAGCGAAGGAGGCTGCCGACGCATCCGGGATAGAGGAGGTCTTTGTGCTTGGCGAGGCCGAGGGGGCGACGCCGTTCTCCAGCCTCATGCGACAGGATTCGCCAGCGCCGGAGCTTGATATTGACCCTTCAGATGATGTCGCCGCCCTGCCGTACTCGAGCGGCACGACGGGTCTACCGAAGGGCGTGATGCTGACCCACCGGAACCTCGTGGCAAATGTGTGCCAGTGCGTTCCGATCGAGGGAATCCAGCCTGAGGAGCGGACGGTGGGCATACTTCCGTTCTACCACATTTACGGGATGACCGTCATCCTCAGCATGGCGCTCCGTCAAGGGGCGACGGTGATTACCATGCCGAAGTTCGAGATGGAGCCGTTCTGTGGCCTCGTCCAGGAGCACAAGATCAAGAGCGCGTACCTGGTCCCGCCGATCATCCTCGGACTCGCGAAGCAGCCGGTGATTGACAACTACGATCTCTCGAGTCTGGACTACATTACAAGCGGGGCCGCGCCGCTCCCTGTTTCGGTGGCTGAAAACTGTGCAGAACGCATCGGCTGTATGGTGAAGCAGGGCTACGGAATGACCGAGACGAGTCCCGTGACCCACCTGGTGCCGCGCGATGCGACGGATACGCCGATCGATTCCGTCGGCCACGTCGTGCCGAATACCGAATTTCGCGTCGTGGACGTGGCGGGCGAGAGCGATGTGGATCCGGGCGAGAAAGGAGAACTCTGGATCCGTGGACCGCAGGTCATGAAAGGCTATCACAACAATAAGGCGGCGACCGACGATACGATTGATCGAGATGGCTGGCTTCACACCGGAGATGTGGCGGTCGTCGACGAGGACGAATACGTGTACATCGTCGATCGCGTCAAGGAGCTCATCAAATACAAGGGATATCAGGTCGCTCCGGCAGAGCTTGAGGAGGTGCTTCAGTCGCACGACGACGTGGCCGATGCGGCCGTGATCCCGAGTCCAGACGAAGAAGCGGGCGAGGTCCCAAAGGCATTCATCGTGCGCAAGCAGCACGCCCGAGACCTGACCGCGGAGGACATCATGACATTCGTGGCATCCCAGGTTGCGCCGTACAAGAAGGTCCGCCTCGTCGAGTTCGTTGATGAGATTCCGAAAACAGCTTCCGGTAAAATCCTACGTCGTGATCTCGTGAAGCAGGAGCGCGAGCGAGCCAATGCGTAG
- a CDS encoding SDR family NAD(P)-dependent oxidoreductase produces MPLALTSRLTSHRAFITGAASGLGRAFCRHLARDGWTIGLADIDADGLAEAAREMQNLGAATHSVELDVTDATAFEAAANDFVEATGGIDLVINNAGLGAGGPFMDSTIDQWRSVIDVNLLGVVNGCKAFVPHLQRGGGHLMNIASIAAVASAPRMSMYNVTKAGVRSLSETLYGELKDDGIHVSVVMPSFFQTNIDRDLVGPDSARSMTQALMAKSDLSAADVAEHALEKAAKETIHVIYPTWMSRMIWYWKRLFPGSYVRSLPGREEEARNFANRSER; encoded by the coding sequence ATGCCTCTTGCCCTGACAAGTCGCCTCACCTCACACCGCGCATTCATCACGGGCGCCGCGTCCGGTCTCGGCCGAGCGTTTTGCCGCCACTTGGCGCGCGACGGCTGGACGATCGGACTCGCAGACATCGACGCCGACGGTCTGGCGGAAGCGGCCCGAGAGATGCAGAACCTCGGTGCGGCCACTCATTCGGTTGAGCTTGACGTGACGGATGCGACTGCATTCGAGGCCGCAGCAAATGATTTCGTAGAGGCGACTGGCGGGATCGATCTCGTGATTAACAACGCAGGCCTCGGTGCTGGGGGCCCGTTCATGGATTCGACAATTGATCAGTGGCGCTCGGTCATTGACGTCAATCTCCTCGGCGTGGTGAACGGGTGCAAGGCCTTCGTTCCTCATCTCCAGCGCGGCGGCGGACACCTGATGAACATAGCAAGCATTGCCGCTGTGGCCTCAGCGCCGCGGATGTCAATGTACAACGTGACCAAAGCCGGCGTCCGCTCCCTGTCCGAAACATTGTACGGCGAACTAAAGGACGACGGAATTCACGTCTCGGTCGTGATGCCATCCTTCTTCCAAACAAACATCGATCGAGACCTTGTCGGCCCCGACTCCGCCCGGTCGATGACGCAGGCGCTGATGGCCAAATCCGACCTCTCAGCTGCAGACGTCGCGGAGCATGCTCTGGAGAAAGCTGCCAAAGAGACGATCCACGTCATCTATCCGACGTGGATGTCTCGCATGATCTGGTACTGGAAACGCCTCTTTCCGGGTAGTTACGTACGAAGCCTTCCCGGGCGCGAAGAGGAGGCCAGAAATTTCGCCAATCGATCCGAAAGGTGA
- a CDS encoding superoxide dismutase, producing MAFTLPDLPYDYDALEPHIDERTMRIHHTKHHQGYTTKLNAALEGYEDLQKHSIEELLSAVNNLPADVQTAVRNNGGGFYNHRLFWNIMSPNGGGEPTGALADAIDEQFGSFDAFKEEFGNTAGGQFGSGWGWLVADANGKLTVLSTPNQDNPLMDGHQPVMGLDVWEHAYYLHYQNERGTYIDHFWNVVDWDAVNENYEEITS from the coding sequence ATGGCTTTCACTCTTCCTGATCTACCGTACGACTACGACGCGCTCGAGCCGCATATCGATGAGCGCACGATGCGGATTCATCATACCAAGCATCATCAGGGCTATACGACCAAGCTGAATGCTGCCCTGGAAGGCTACGAAGACCTTCAGAAGCATAGTATTGAAGAACTTCTGTCGGCTGTCAATAACCTGCCAGCAGATGTGCAGACGGCGGTCCGGAATAACGGCGGCGGGTTTTACAACCACCGTCTCTTCTGGAATATTATGTCGCCGAATGGCGGCGGCGAACCGACGGGTGCGCTGGCCGATGCCATCGATGAACAGTTCGGCTCATTCGACGCCTTCAAGGAGGAGTTTGGCAATACGGCGGGAGGCCAGTTCGGTAGCGGCTGGGGCTGGCTCGTGGCCGACGCCAACGGCAAACTGACGGTTCTCAGCACGCCGAACCAGGACAACCCACTGATGGATGGTCACCAGCCCGTCATGGGACTGGACGTATGGGAGCACGCCTACTACCTGCACTACCAGAATGAGCGTGGTACATACATCGATCACTTCTGGAATGTGGTCGACTGGGATGCCGTGAACGAGAACTACGAGGAGATCACATCCTGA